A stretch of Phoenix dactylifera cultivar Barhee BC4 chromosome 16, palm_55x_up_171113_PBpolish2nd_filt_p, whole genome shotgun sequence DNA encodes these proteins:
- the LOC103697058 gene encoding LOW QUALITY PROTEIN: probable inactive leucine-rich repeat receptor-like protein kinase At3g03770 (The sequence of the model RefSeq protein was modified relative to this genomic sequence to represent the inferred CDS: deleted 1 base in 1 codon), with amino-acid sequence MGHRESSSIPLSPAILSLVLVLLIPCTRSQLQSSQAWSLLRIQRLLNYPPALSSWNTTTDLCYAEPNPSVTVVCYEDSITQLHIAGNDSFLALPLPRSFSIDSLFTTLTRLPNLKVLSLTSLGLWGPLPPKIARLSYLEIVNLSSNFLYGAIPERISDLRNLQTLILDRNLFGGRIPDSLGALSLLAVLSARNNSLSGPLPDSLATLESLRVLALSSNSLSGQVPDLRGLANLQVLDLERNFLGPQFPQVARKVVTLVLRENRFTGGLPADAISSCYLLQQLDISSNRFVGPFPPSLLSLPSLRYLNVAGNRFTGKLFSNTSCNDELEFIDLSSNLLSGNLPTCLVSNSTHRVVKFSANCLAAQDRTQHPPSVCQNEALAVGILPRKQSKASASKALVVTGIVVGVVGGALLLGFLIFFALRRASLKRALKTPPRRLIEHASSGYPSKLLADARYISQAMKLGALGIPSYRSFSLEELVAATNNFETSSFMGEGSHGQMYRGRLNDGSLVAIRCLKLKKSHTSQNFSRHIELISKLRHRHLVSALGHCFEYYLDDSTISRLFLVFEYISNGTLRSNISEGVAEKKLTWTQRISAAIGVAKGIQFLHADIIPGLFANDLKITKVLLDQNLVAKISSYNLPVLAENMKAEVLTGGSSNGSKELNEWAKHADKIDIYDFGVILLEVVCGRPITSQSEVEIIRDQLQASVAADGAGRSIVDPVISRACCDESLKTVVEICLRCLSKEPSQRPSVEDVLWNLQFAAQVQDAWRGDSQSSEDSPLSPHPPSSPLTVN; translated from the exons ATGGGTCATCGAGAAAGCTCGAGCATCCCTCTCTCTCCTGCGATTCTATCGTTGGTACTTGTGCTCTTGATCCCGTGCACGAGGAGCCAGCTGCAATCCTCTCAAGCCTGGTCCCTCCTGCGAATCCAGCGTCTCCTCAACTACCCCCCGGCTTTGAGTAGCTGGAATACCACGACGGACTTGTGCTACGCCGAGCCCAATCCATCCGTCACCGTCGTCTGCTACGAGGACAGCATCACCCAGCTCCATATCGCCGGCAACGACAGCTTCCTCGCCCTGCCTCTACCCCGCAGCTTCTCCATCGACTCCCTCTTCACCACCCTCACTCGCCTCCCCAACCTCAAGGTCCTCTCCCTCACATCCCTCGGCTTGTGGGGTCCCCTGCCCCCCAAGATTGCCCGCCTCTCTTATCTCGAGATCGTCAACCTGAGCTCCAATTTCCTGTACGGCGCCATCCCGGAGCGGATCTCCGATCTGAGGAACCTCCAGACGCTGATACTCGACCGCAACCTGTTCGGCGGCCGGATCCCCGATTCCTTGGGTGCGCTCTCGCTGCTGGCCGTGCTCAGCGCGAGGAACAACTCCCTCAGCGGGCCTCTTCCCGATTCCCTCGCCACCCTGGAGTCGCTGCGAGTCCTCGCCCTCTCCTCCAACAGCCTCTCCGGCCAAGTGCCGGACCTCCGCGGTCTCGCCAACCTTCAAGTGCTCGATCTGGAGCGCAACTTCCTCGGGCCGCAGTTCCCGCAGGTGGCGAGGAAGGTGGTGACTCTTGTCTTGAGGGAAAACAGGTTCACCGGCGGCCTCCCAGCCGACGCAATTAGCTCCTGCTATCTACTCCAGCAGCTGGACATATCGTCCAACAGATTCGTCGGGCCGTTTCCGCCGTCGCTGCTGTCCCTGCCTTCCCTTCGCTATCTAAACGTTGCTGGGAATAGATTTACTGGAAAGCTTTTCTCCAACACGTCGTGCAATGACGAGCTCGAGTTTATCGACCTGTCCTCGAATCTTCTGTCCGGGAACTTGCCGACGTGCCTGGTGTCCAATTCCACTCACAGGGTGGTCAAGTTTTCGGCGAATTGCCTGGCGGCCCAAGATCGGACTCAGCACCCGCCCTCCGTTTGCCAGAATGAGGCTTTGGCTGTCGGAATATTGCCTCGCAAGCAAAGCAAGGCATCGGCTTCTAAGGCACTTGTCGTGACCGGTATAGTGGTAGGGGTTGTGGGAGGCGCGTTGCTTCTTggtttcctcatcttcttcgctCTCAGAAGAGCGAGTCTCAAGAGAGCACTGAAAACACCCCCAAGAAGATTAATAGAGCATGCTTCGAGTGGGTACCCTTCCAAGTTGCTGGCTGATGCAA GGTACATATCGCAAGCAATGAAGCTCGGAGCACTTGGAATTCCATCATATCGATCATTTTCATTGGAAGAGCTTGTAGCTGCTACAAATAACTTTGAAACATCAAGTTTCATGGGAGAAGGTTCTCATGGTCAG ATGTACAGAGGAAGATTAAATGATGGTTCCCTGGTGGCAATAAGATgcttaaaacttaaaaaaagcCATACTTCTCAGAATTTCAGTCGTCACATTGAACTGATTTCAAAGCTCAGACATCGCCATCTAGTCAGTGCTCTTGGACACTGCTTTGAGTATTACCTTGATGACTCCACTATCAGCAGATTATTTCTTGTTTTTGAATACATATCTAATGGAACACTGAGAAGCAATATTTCAG AGGGAGTTGCAGAGAAAAAGCTTACATGGACGCAAAGGATATCAGCT GCCATTGGTGTTGCAAAGGGTATCCAGTTTCTGCATGCAGATATCATACCTGGTTTGTTTGCAAATGATCTGAAAatcacaaaagtacttttagatcaGAACCTTGTTGCAAAAATCAGCAGTTATAATCTCCCAGTATTAGCAGAGAATATGAAAGccgag GTACTAACTGGAGGTTCTTCAAATGGGTCAAAGGAATTGAATGAATG GGCTAAGCATGCGGATAAAATTGACATCTATGACTTTGGTGTCATCTTACTTGAAGTTGTATGTGGAAGACCAATCACATCTCAAAGTGAAGTGGAAATAATAAGGGATCAG TTGCAAGCAAGCGTTGCAGCTGATGGGGCTGGTAGGAGCATTGTGGATCCGGTCATAAGTCGGGCATGCTGTGATGAATCCTTGAAAACAGTTGTTGAGATTTGTTTACGATGCCTTTCCAAGGAGCCATCACAGAGACCTTCAGTTGAGGATGTACTCTGGAACTTACAGTTTGCTGCTCAAGTCCAAGATGCATGGAGGGGAGATTCTCAAAGCAGCGAAGATTCACCGTTATCTCCTCATCCTCCCAGCTCACCACTCACTGTCAATTAG